The sequence below is a genomic window from Setaria italica strain Yugu1 chromosome IV, Setaria_italica_v2.0, whole genome shotgun sequence.
GATCATCACAAGCTCTACCAGGGCGATGTGAAGACTGAAGAGAAGACTGACTCCAGCTTTAACAAGTTTACCTTCCCAGGAGGGTCCAGCACGTCAAGGTAAACAATTCACACTCACATCTTCACCgcaaggtctcctgccccatCTGCAAGCATTCTTCCTGTGTAACAAAACAAGGGTGCCCTCACGGAATGACATGAGAAAGAGCAGTACATATTGACGAACACTGCTTTGTCGCCATCAGATCACACTGGCCCAAGTGACTCAGAGAGTACGGTAGACTTTACCTAATGTGATGGGCCTCTTCAGTCTGCCTCCTTGTTTCTACGAAAAGGAATATAGATTCACTGCAACCCATAATAGCCAAGTAGCCAACTTGCTGCAATAGTTGGTGATGCTACATGGCTTGAAGCTGACCAGTGAAGCTCGCCTTTAAATTCTTCCTTATGGTAGGCCCTGTGAGTTTGTTTGGCGATTGCTCGCTTCAGAAGAATCACCTTGAGCGTAACTGTGTAAGAAGGCTCACTACTGCCTGAGTGAATAAGTTAATTTAACCTGTTATGATCGACTGTCCACTTCAGAAGAATCACATGGGAGTGCAAGGCTCGCAGCTACCTGATTGCATAAGCCAATTCAATCTGCTATGATCAACAAGCAGATGCCTCACCAGTTTATTCTTGTTTACTGCTCTTGATCATATCAGCCATGTTACCATCCCACAAGCAACAGAACTCAGTTGGGAGATACAGGAATACAGGATGAGTCAGCAAAATCACTCCACATGCACTCAGACTTTGGACGGTACATGATGCTTTGCAGAAAATTCAGACAGCTCAAAAAGTGAGTTTATCATAGTACCAAGCTTCAGAACCAACATACCAGGTACACCAGCAGATTGCATCCAACTGATGCAAGAGCCAAAAAGGGGGCCAAGCAGCAACTCAGTGACAAGAAACCTAAAAGGGTCAACACAATCCAGAGCATGGCAATGCAGAATAGGTGATCTCTGCGTGTTTTTGGCTTCTACACAGCTACAAGACTACGCCTTTAACTTAACAGTTACTGGGATAATCTGATAAGTGGGTACAAGATTTTGCTAGTAGAAGAAGCCAAGGACCTTCCCTCCCACATTCTTTCTCCTTGCCTCTTCGTGGTCCATGATGCCAGCAGAGGTGGTGAGAACGATGTAGCCGAACTGCAAAACACAAATTATAAGGTTCTTAGGAAACATGGTTTGAAGGATTTCAAGCTGCATAGTTTAGTGATGCTTGCACAAAAAGCTATTAGTCACTTCCAATGAACTAACCTGACGTGAGGGAAGCAGCCTTGCTGTCCAGGACTCAATTTCCTTCACACCAACATCAAAGCGAGGGCTGATCACACCACATTTGTTGAGCCTTCCATTGAGTTCAACTACTATCTTACCAGAACGATGATCATCAACAAACTCAAATTCACCAATGTATCCTGCAGTGAAAAACGCAACATCATCAGTTAGTGAGTTGGCAACAGCCCTATCATAGTTTTAAAAATCCTGATCATGAGTAAGCATGTCAATGATGAATGATACAAAACATACCATGCTTTTGCATGACGATGAGGAACTTAATGATGACCTTCGAAGACGGTCTGATCATGACCTGGCGCTTGCCGCGCTTTTCAGCATTGTACATGCTCTTGAGGGCATCATTGAGCACACTTACTCTCACCATTTCTGCCGCATATATGAGAAAAGAAAGAGCATCAGCTACATGATCATTGGTGAAATCATAAACAGTGTCAACTGAGGCAACTGCAGATGTCAGGTACTTCTTTTTGGAATAGAATGCAGTTAATGAAGGGCTGAGTAATCAAGCAAGCATATCAAACATAATGCACTAGTTGCACTTGTAAAGTGAACTGTAGTTCGAAAGGGTTCAATGCATATTCCTCCAAAATAACAGCTTAATTTCGCTGGCTAACAACAAAGAACTAAGCAACAACACACTGAACAAATCCACCACTCAGGTTCGGCACCTAAGAATAGTCAAAGCAATCACCATATCGACGCAAGTC
It includes:
- the LOC101783642 gene encoding 40S ribosomal protein S15a-1 isoform X2, with amino-acid sequence MVRVSVLNDALKSMYNAEKRGKRQVMIRPSSKVIIKFLIVMQKHGYIGEFEFVDDHRSGKIVVELNGRLNKCGVISPRFDVGVKEIESWTARLLPSRQFGYIVLTTSAGIMDHEEARRKNVGGKVLGFFY